Proteins from a single region of Aquirhabdus parva:
- a CDS encoding bifunctional prephenate dehydrogenase/3-phosphoshikimate 1-carboxyvinyltransferase, with amino-acid sequence MSEPVTIAQDLTQKVIFDKVAFIGLGLIGSSLARVLRANHLARQIVASTRSQTTLDQAQTLGVIDAGFSDPIEAVKDADLIVLAMPVGATEAVLRLIASSIRTDAIITDVGSTKGNVVQAAINVFGDQLPSGFVPAHPIAGAEKSGVMAGKVDLFRHHKVIVTPLDSTSVEALEKVTMMWKSAGADVLKMTVADHDEILAHTSHLPHLLAFNLVDQLASRADNLDIFRFAAGGFRDFTRIAASDPQMWHDIFLANKKAILAAIDGFTGQLQQLKSLIEHDDSTSLIGTLTRAQAARTHFTHMIEKTPYLESAMSNSTTSQQFIVQPGGTMSGTLTIPGDKSVSHRSIMLGALAEGTTYVTGFLEGEDALATLQAFRDMGVVITDPKNGEVTIHGVGLQGLKPPKGALYMGNSGTTTRLISGILSAQPFDTVLTGDPSLTKRPMERIAKPLRLMGAKIQTTGEKGTPPISISGGQALQGIDYLLPMASAQVKSGILLAALWAKGKTTVTEPEPTRDHTERMLTAFGYPVSVDGNKVTIEGGGKLTATNIQVPADISSATFFMVAAAITANSNVVLRQVGINPTRTGVLEILKQMGANISLENQAMAGGEPVADIRIQAGTLKGIHIPEDQVPLAIDEFPALFIAAACAEGRTVLTGAAELRVKESDRIQVMADGLRILGVDCTPTEDGMIIEGKGSQGAVFGSGTIESHHDHRIAMSFAIAGLRASGVITINGTETVATSFPNFTVLAQQAGLTIGVK; translated from the coding sequence ATGTCAGAACCTGTAACGATTGCTCAAGATCTGACTCAAAAAGTCATTTTTGACAAGGTTGCTTTTATTGGGCTAGGTTTAATTGGTTCGAGCCTTGCCCGCGTATTGCGTGCCAATCATTTGGCGCGTCAGATTGTGGCGAGTACTCGTTCACAAACGACACTGGACCAAGCCCAAACACTTGGGGTGATTGATGCTGGTTTTTCCGATCCAATTGAAGCGGTTAAAGATGCCGATCTCATCGTACTTGCAATGCCGGTCGGTGCAACTGAAGCCGTATTACGTTTGATCGCAAGTTCAATTCGGACCGATGCCATTATTACAGATGTTGGTAGCACGAAAGGGAACGTTGTTCAGGCTGCAATCAATGTTTTTGGCGATCAACTGCCCAGCGGCTTTGTCCCAGCACATCCGATTGCAGGTGCTGAAAAAAGTGGTGTGATGGCCGGTAAGGTTGATTTATTTCGCCATCATAAAGTCATTGTGACCCCACTGGACTCGACCAGTGTTGAGGCTTTAGAAAAAGTCACCATGATGTGGAAGTCTGCAGGTGCAGACGTTTTGAAGATGACAGTTGCTGATCATGATGAAATTTTAGCGCATACCAGTCATTTACCTCACTTACTTGCTTTTAACCTCGTTGATCAGCTTGCAAGTCGTGCTGATAATCTTGATATTTTCCGTTTTGCGGCTGGTGGTTTTCGAGATTTTACCCGTATTGCTGCCAGTGATCCGCAGATGTGGCATGATATTTTTCTCGCCAATAAAAAAGCAATTCTCGCTGCTATCGATGGCTTCACAGGACAACTGCAACAACTGAAGTCCTTGATTGAACATGATGATTCGACATCGTTAATCGGTACGTTGACTAGAGCCCAAGCTGCACGGACTCACTTTACCCACATGATTGAAAAAACGCCTTATTTGGAATCCGCTATGAGTAACAGTACCACATCTCAACAATTTATCGTTCAACCGGGCGGCACCATGTCAGGAACTCTTACGATTCCTGGCGATAAGTCGGTGTCACATCGTTCGATTATGTTGGGTGCACTTGCAGAGGGTACAACGTATGTCACTGGTTTCTTAGAGGGTGAAGACGCACTCGCGACCCTGCAGGCATTTCGAGATATGGGTGTCGTGATCACCGATCCAAAGAATGGTGAAGTCACCATTCATGGTGTTGGTTTACAGGGTTTGAAGCCACCTAAAGGTGCTCTGTATATGGGTAACTCTGGGACAACGACACGTCTCATTTCTGGCATTTTGTCAGCACAACCGTTTGATACCGTGCTGACAGGTGACCCTTCACTGACCAAACGTCCGATGGAGCGTATCGCTAAGCCCTTACGCTTAATGGGCGCAAAAATTCAAACCACGGGTGAAAAGGGCACACCGCCGATCAGCATCAGTGGTGGTCAAGCATTACAGGGTATTGATTATTTGTTGCCTATGGCCAGTGCTCAAGTGAAGTCCGGTATTTTGCTTGCGGCCTTATGGGCCAAGGGTAAAACCACTGTGACGGAGCCAGAGCCGACACGTGATCATACCGAGCGCATGCTTACGGCTTTTGGTTATCCTGTCAGTGTTGATGGCAATAAGGTGACCATTGAAGGAGGGGGGAAGCTCACAGCGACTAATATTCAAGTTCCTGCGGATATCTCCTCCGCGACCTTCTTTATGGTTGCGGCAGCAATTACTGCCAACTCCAACGTGGTACTGCGTCAAGTCGGTATAAATCCAACGCGTACAGGCGTTTTAGAGATATTGAAGCAAATGGGTGCCAACATTAGCCTTGAAAATCAAGCCATGGCTGGTGGCGAGCCAGTTGCCGATATTCGTATCCAAGCGGGAACATTAAAAGGCATTCATATTCCTGAAGATCAGGTACCACTGGCGATTGATGAGTTCCCTGCATTGTTTATCGCCGCTGCATGTGCAGAAGGACGTACGGTACTCACGGGTGCTGCCGAGCTTCGTGTGAAAGAGTCTGATCGTATCCAAGTGATGGCGGATGGCTTGCGCATTTTAGGCGTGGATTGCACGCCAACTGAAGATGGGATGATTATTGAAGGTAAGGGCAGTCAGGGTGCTGTATTTGGTTCGGGTACCATCGAGAGTCATCATGATCATCGTATCGCGATGAGTTTTGCAATAGCGGGATTACGAGCGAGCGGAGTGATCACGATTAACGGGACTGAAACTGTAGCGACTAGTTTTCCAAATTTCACGGTGTTGGCACAACAGGCGGGGCTGACCATTGGAGTGAAGTGA
- the cyoE gene encoding heme o synthase: protein MFRHYLQLTKPGIIFGNLITLIGGFLLASKGNFDPVLFLATAVSVSLIVASGCVFNNYIDRDIDVKMERTKNRALVTGLISPHHALIFASVLGLLGITLLYTMTNLLATLLVVLGFVVYVGFYSLYLKRHSVYGTLVGSISGAMPPVIGYCAVSNQFDLGALILLVIFSIWQMPHSFAIAIYRFQDYAAASIPVLPVKEGILTAKKHIVGWIIAYTLATLSLTIAGYTGYVYFVAAAIMGLYWLYLAIKGFSVSDDQVWAKKLFLVSVIIITILSVLMAVDYQR, encoded by the coding sequence ATGTTTAGGCACTATTTGCAGTTAACCAAGCCAGGCATTATCTTCGGTAACTTAATTACGTTAATCGGTGGATTTTTACTGGCTTCCAAAGGAAACTTTGATCCCGTTCTATTCTTAGCAACCGCAGTCAGTGTTTCACTGATTGTGGCTTCTGGATGTGTATTCAATAACTACATTGATCGTGATATTGATGTAAAAATGGAACGCACAAAGAATAGAGCGTTGGTCACAGGGCTTATCTCACCTCACCATGCGCTGATTTTTGCCAGTGTTCTAGGACTCTTGGGGATTACCCTCCTCTATACGATGACTAACCTGCTTGCGACCTTGCTTGTCGTATTAGGTTTTGTGGTCTATGTTGGTTTTTACAGTTTGTACCTTAAGCGTCATTCAGTTTATGGCACTTTAGTCGGTAGTATTTCGGGTGCAATGCCCCCTGTAATTGGATATTGTGCGGTTAGCAATCAATTCGATTTAGGCGCATTGATCTTGCTCGTGATTTTTAGCATTTGGCAGATGCCCCATTCTTTTGCCATTGCGATTTATCGCTTCCAAGATTACGCAGCAGCATCGATCCCAGTACTCCCTGTAAAAGAAGGAATCCTAACGGCAAAGAAACATATAGTCGGTTGGATTATTGCCTATACGCTAGCGACACTATCGCTGACGATAGCGGGATATACAGGTTACGTTTATTTCGTTGCCGCGGCTATTATGGGCCTCTATTGGCTTTACTTGGCGATCAAAGGCTTTTCCGTCTCTGATGACCAAGTATGGGCAAAGAAACTGTTTCTAGTTTCGGTGATCATTATCACGATTTTGAGTGTTTTGATGGCCGTTGATTATCAGCGCTAA
- the cyoD gene encoding cytochrome o ubiquinol oxidase subunit IV: MGHGHNDHSGSHGSFKSYAIGFILSVILTAIPFALVMHPVTSTSATIAWIFILAAVQVVVHLHYFLHMDLSPASRDTVVSFVFTAIIIVLVIGGSIWIMQNLNHNTMIMGD, from the coding sequence ATGGGACACGGACATAACGATCATTCAGGATCACATGGCAGCTTTAAGTCATACGCTATCGGTTTCATTCTGTCTGTGATCTTAACGGCTATTCCTTTTGCGCTAGTCATGCATCCTGTGACATCAACCAGTGCAACGATTGCTTGGATATTTATCCTTGCGGCCGTGCAGGTTGTGGTTCATTTGCATTACTTCTTGCATATGGATCTATCACCAGCATCACGTGATACTGTAGTTTCTTTTGTCTTCACTGCGATTATCATCGTTCTTGTGATCGGTGGATCGATTTGGATCATGCAAAACCTGAATCACAATACAATGATTATGGGTGACTAG
- a CDS encoding cytochrome o ubiquinol oxidase subunit III yields the protein MSNEVLSTPHSHDDAHHDSHDDHAHHDAGPMKIYGFWIYILSDLMLFASLFATFAVLHDSYAGGPTGKDIFELPYVLGETALLLFSSITYGFAILGMYKNNKAQVIGWLIITFIFGAGFIGMEVNEFHHLIVEGHGPDRSAFLSAFFTLVGTHGLHVTSGLIWMATMIALVSQKGLTSTNKTRLLCLSLFWHFLDVVWICVFTVVYLLGVL from the coding sequence ATGTCTAATGAAGTATTAAGCACGCCACATTCTCATGATGATGCTCATCATGACAGTCATGACGACCATGCTCACCATGATGCGGGTCCGATGAAGATCTACGGTTTCTGGATCTACATTCTCAGTGACTTGATGCTCTTCGCATCACTTTTCGCAACGTTTGCCGTACTGCATGACAGCTATGCAGGCGGCCCAACGGGTAAAGATATTTTTGAACTACCCTACGTACTTGGCGAAACTGCATTACTGTTGTTTAGTAGTATCACCTATGGTTTTGCAATCCTAGGCATGTACAAAAACAACAAAGCTCAAGTTATCGGTTGGCTCATCATCACCTTTATCTTTGGTGCTGGCTTTATCGGTATGGAAGTCAATGAGTTCCACCATTTGATCGTTGAAGGTCATGGTCCAGATCGCAGTGCTTTCCTATCTGCATTCTTTACTCTAGTTGGTACACACGGATTGCACGTGACCTCTGGTCTGATCTGGATGGCAACAATGATTGCCCTCGTCAGTCAGAAAGGTCTCACATCAACCAACAAAACACGTTTGCTCTGCCTTAGCTTGTTCTGGCATTTCCTTGACGTGGTTTGGATTTGTGTATTCACTGTTGTTTACTTATTGGGAGTGTTGTAA
- the cyoB gene encoding cytochrome o ubiquinol oxidase subunit I, with protein MSVNLLGNLTLEAIPYHEPILVVTFIAASLLGLALLGAITYYGKWKYLWTEWLTTVDHKKIGVMYIVVALVMLVRGFSDAFMMRTQLMIAQGDNPGFLPPHHYDQVFTAHGVIMILFMAMPLMVGLMNIVVPLQIGARDVAFPFLNSISFWLFAVGAILINLSLFVGEFARTGWLAYPPLSGLAYSPGVGVDYWIWSIQIAGIGTLLTGVNFFVTIMKMRAPGMTLMKMPVFIWAILCTNILIIAAFPVLTVTIALLTLDRYFDMHFFTNELGGNQMMYVNLIWVWGHPEVYILILPAFGIFSEVVATFSRKKLFGYTSLVWATGVITILSFIVWLHHFFTMGAGANVNAFFGIATMIISIPTGLKIFNWLFTMYQGRIQFTPPIIWTIGFLITFTVGGMTGVLLAVPGADFVLHNSLFLIAHFHNVIIGGVVFGYLAGFAYWFPKAFGFKLSDKIGAYSAYCWIAGFFLAFVPLYILGFMGMTRRLNHYDNPAWQPLLIVAFFGMLVIALGIFLQFVQLFFGFKNQAKNRDVTGDPWDGRTLEWSTSSPPPFYNFAVIPTVHSLDAFWEMKKDGSVNNHPVKYNDIHMPKNTAVGVIVGVFSLLFGFALIWHIWWLVAVGVVATIVTVIVRSYDDSTDYYVPAAEVERIENLHIQEKKAYQDVNHV; from the coding sequence ATGTCTGTAAACTTATTGGGGAATTTAACGCTTGAAGCGATTCCCTATCACGAACCAATTCTGGTCGTCACGTTTATTGCAGCGTCCCTGCTGGGCCTCGCCCTGCTCGGTGCAATAACGTACTACGGTAAATGGAAATACTTATGGACGGAGTGGCTCACCACTGTTGACCATAAAAAAATCGGTGTGATGTATATCGTCGTTGCACTTGTTATGCTGGTCCGCGGTTTCTCCGATGCATTCATGATGCGTACGCAGTTGATGATTGCGCAAGGAGATAATCCTGGTTTCTTACCCCCTCACCATTACGACCAAGTTTTCACCGCACACGGTGTGATCATGATTCTTTTCATGGCCATGCCGTTGATGGTTGGTCTAATGAACATCGTTGTGCCCCTACAAATTGGTGCACGTGATGTTGCCTTCCCTTTCCTGAATTCGATCAGCTTCTGGTTATTTGCTGTCGGCGCAATATTGATCAATCTTTCCCTCTTCGTAGGTGAGTTTGCGCGTACTGGTTGGCTGGCCTACCCTCCTCTTTCAGGTCTGGCCTATAGTCCAGGTGTTGGGGTGGATTACTGGATCTGGAGTATTCAGATTGCGGGTATCGGTACATTGCTAACTGGTGTTAACTTCTTCGTGACCATCATGAAGATGCGCGCTCCAGGTATGACACTCATGAAAATGCCAGTATTCATCTGGGCAATTCTGTGTACCAACATCCTGATTATTGCTGCGTTCCCAGTTTTGACTGTGACTATCGCATTACTGACTCTTGATCGTTATTTTGACATGCACTTCTTCACCAATGAACTGGGTGGGAATCAGATGATGTACGTCAACCTGATCTGGGTTTGGGGACATCCTGAAGTTTATATTCTGATTTTGCCTGCATTTGGTATCTTTTCAGAAGTTGTTGCAACCTTCTCTCGTAAGAAACTGTTTGGTTACACCTCATTGGTATGGGCAACTGGCGTTATCACCATCTTGTCATTTATCGTTTGGTTACATCACTTCTTTACCATGGGTGCTGGCGCAAACGTCAATGCATTCTTCGGTATTGCGACCATGATTATTTCGATTCCAACAGGGCTCAAGATCTTCAACTGGTTGTTTACCATGTACCAAGGTCGTATTCAATTCACCCCACCAATCATCTGGACCATCGGCTTCCTCATTACATTTACTGTGGGCGGTATGACCGGTGTACTCTTGGCGGTTCCTGGTGCTGACTTTGTATTGCATAACAGTTTGTTCTTGATTGCTCACTTCCATAACGTGATTATTGGTGGTGTTGTATTTGGTTATCTTGCTGGTTTTGCATATTGGTTCCCGAAAGCATTTGGTTTCAAACTGAGTGATAAAATTGGTGCATATTCCGCTTATTGCTGGATCGCAGGTTTCTTCTTAGCATTCGTTCCGCTATATATCCTTGGCTTCATGGGTATGACTCGTCGTCTGAACCATTACGACAACCCAGCGTGGCAGCCTTTGTTGATCGTTGCATTCTTCGGGATGCTCGTAATTGCACTGGGTATTTTCTTGCAGTTCGTTCAATTGTTCTTTGGTTTCAAAAACCAAGCGAAAAATCGCGATGTGACTGGCGACCCATGGGATGGCCGTACTTTAGAGTGGTCAACTTCATCTCCACCGCCGTTCTATAACTTTGCGGTTATTCCAACTGTTCATAGCCTCGATGCATTTTGGGAAATGAAAAAGGATGGTTCAGTCAACAACCACCCTGTCAAATACAATGACATTCATATGCCAAAGAACACCGCTGTAGGCGTTATCGTTGGTGTCTTTAGCCTCTTGTTCGGTTTTGCTTTGATTTGGCATATCTGGTGGCTTGTTGCTGTTGGTGTGGTTGCAACTATCGTGACTGTTATTGTCCGTAGTTATGATGACTCAACTGACTACTATGTGCCAGCTGCAGAAGTAGAGCGCATTGAAAACCTACATATCCAAGAGAAAAAAGCGTATCAGGATGTAAATCATGTCTAA
- the cyoA gene encoding ubiquinol oxidase subunit II: MSNQPYTKLLRMLPLLGIVLAASLLSGCDMALLNPKGQVGIDEKNLILTATGLMLIVVIPVIFMTIYFAWKYRASNTKAKYTPDWSHSNKIEVVVWTIPCIIIIALAIVTWKSSHALNPQKPIESSAKPLVIEVVALDWKWLFIYPEQGIATVNQIAFPVNVPVEFRITSGTVMNSFFIPQLGSQIYAMGGMQSKLHLIANEAGTFPGLSANYSGAGFSDMTFKAIANSPAEFDAWVKQVKQAPQALNTDTYKTLEKPTIKHPVEYYSTVTPDLFDTIIVNAQKGANPPAAVSHEEHAAMSSEDMHNMPMTTTQH; encoded by the coding sequence ATGAGTAACCAACCATACACTAAACTTTTACGCATGCTCCCTCTACTGGGTATCGTGCTCGCCGCAAGCCTTTTGAGCGGTTGCGACATGGCTCTGCTTAACCCAAAAGGTCAAGTCGGTATTGATGAGAAAAACCTCATCCTTACAGCAACGGGTCTTATGCTGATCGTTGTTATTCCAGTTATTTTCATGACAATTTACTTTGCATGGAAATACCGAGCCTCTAACACGAAAGCAAAATACACACCAGACTGGTCGCATTCAAATAAAATCGAAGTCGTCGTTTGGACGATTCCATGTATCATCATCATTGCACTTGCGATCGTGACGTGGAAAAGCTCACATGCGCTTAATCCACAAAAACCTATTGAGTCATCAGCAAAGCCTTTAGTGATTGAAGTGGTTGCCCTAGATTGGAAGTGGCTATTCATCTACCCAGAACAAGGGATTGCGACAGTTAATCAAATCGCCTTCCCTGTAAATGTCCCTGTGGAGTTCCGTATCACTTCTGGTACGGTCATGAACTCCTTCTTCATTCCGCAATTAGGTAGCCAAATCTACGCAATGGGCGGCATGCAAAGTAAATTACACCTTATTGCTAATGAAGCAGGTACTTTCCCTGGATTATCTGCAAACTATAGCGGTGCTGGTTTCTCTGATATGACATTCAAGGCAATTGCAAACTCACCTGCTGAATTTGATGCATGGGTTAAACAAGTCAAACAGGCACCTCAAGCTTTAAATACTGACACCTACAAGACATTAGAAAAACCAACCATTAAGCATCCAGTTGAGTACTACTCAACCGTCACGCCAGATCTGTTTGACACCATCATCGTGAATGCTCAAAAGGGCGCAAACCCACCTGCAGCAGTAAGCCATGAAGAACACGCAGCTATGAGCAGTGAAGACATGCATAACATGCCTATGACTACCACACAACATTAA
- a CDS encoding MFS transporter → MNVSELRATFALGSIFALRMLGLFMIVPVFAIYGQGYTGATPALIGLAIGVYGLSQAILQIPVSLLADRTARKPLIVIGLLIFALGGAIAAMSTSIWGVILGRAIAGAGAISAVVMALLADVTREQHRSKAMAAMGMSIGLSFIIAFSLGPFLTKHVGLSGLFWLTSIAGVLAIGLLAIVPSPLRLLKQNPLGFGVQLKSVLVLPDLNRLHISIFALHLVMTAAFVMLPQQLVRYAHIPVEEHGWLYLPLLLLGAVMTIPAIIVAEVKRRMRRIFIGSVALVVMSLVVLTADHSRVGLLLGVGLFFLAFNLLEAMIPSWLAKRAPAAAKATAMGINASSQFLGAFAGGVLGGQLLTFATPQLSWAILTVITLVWFLIVVGLNSPPYLSSLSIRLPDFPQGSQHVNAKMNDWAACLLEVGGVEDVVVLPDQHVAYLKVDKKKMSDTSREQLSQLVGQPVVF, encoded by the coding sequence ATGAATGTTTCTGAACTACGTGCCACGTTTGCATTAGGTAGTATTTTTGCCTTGCGAATGCTTGGGTTATTTATGATTGTCCCAGTATTTGCAATCTACGGACAAGGCTATACAGGTGCAACACCTGCATTGATTGGTCTTGCGATCGGAGTGTATGGATTATCTCAAGCGATTTTACAAATTCCTGTCAGCCTATTGGCAGATCGAACAGCGCGTAAGCCTTTAATTGTCATTGGTCTATTAATTTTTGCTCTCGGCGGAGCCATTGCTGCGATGTCGACTTCAATTTGGGGGGTCATCTTAGGCCGCGCGATTGCCGGTGCAGGTGCGATTTCCGCAGTTGTGATGGCACTTTTGGCTGATGTAACACGAGAGCAACACCGCAGTAAGGCAATGGCCGCGATGGGTATGAGCATTGGCCTATCCTTTATTATTGCTTTTAGCTTGGGTCCCTTTTTAACTAAACATGTAGGACTTTCTGGCTTATTCTGGCTGACCTCGATTGCGGGTGTTTTGGCAATAGGATTGTTAGCAATTGTGCCTTCGCCATTGCGCCTTTTGAAGCAGAATCCTCTTGGTTTTGGTGTACAGCTTAAGTCGGTCCTCGTTTTGCCTGATTTAAATCGTCTTCATATCTCTATTTTTGCGCTTCATTTAGTCATGACAGCAGCTTTTGTGATGCTTCCACAGCAATTAGTTCGTTACGCGCACATTCCAGTCGAGGAGCATGGTTGGTTGTATTTGCCGCTCTTGCTACTGGGCGCAGTCATGACGATTCCAGCGATTATTGTGGCTGAGGTTAAACGTCGGATGCGGCGTATTTTTATCGGTAGTGTTGCGCTGGTTGTGATGTCATTAGTTGTTTTAACGGCAGATCACTCTCGCGTTGGTTTGTTGCTTGGAGTGGGTTTATTCTTCCTCGCATTTAACCTGCTTGAAGCTATGATTCCTTCATGGCTTGCTAAGCGTGCACCTGCTGCTGCGAAAGCGACCGCGATGGGCATCAATGCGTCGAGTCAATTTCTTGGTGCTTTTGCGGGTGGAGTATTAGGCGGTCAGTTACTCACCTTTGCAACCCCTCAATTAAGTTGGGCGATTTTGACCGTAATAACATTGGTGTGGTTTTTGATCGTTGTTGGTTTAAACTCACCCCCTTACTTGTCGAGTTTATCGATCCGTTTGCCGGACTTCCCGCAAGGTTCTCAGCATGTGAATGCCAAGATGAATGATTGGGCTGCATGCTTGCTGGAAGTGGGGGGGGTCGAGGATGTGGTCGTTTTGCCTGATCAACATGTGGCTTACTTAAAAGTGGATAAAAAGAAGATGAGTGATACTTCTCGTGAGCAATTATCTCAGTTAGTGGGTCAGCCAGTCGTATTTTAA
- the ung gene encoding uracil-DNA glycosylase, translated as MSEIVDTEKAAILARVQLESGWKNALADALTSESMGSLRQFLTEQKKKELVVFPPNNLIFNAFNTTPFDQVKVVILGQDPYHGARQANGLAFSVQRSIPIPPSLRNIMHELSTDLGIKPAGHGDLTSWAEQGVLLLNSVMTVVEGQPTSHQGRGWEEFTDHVIDVVNEQTNNTVFILWGAYAQKKGQFIDRERHLVLTAVHPSPLAANRGGFFGLKPFSKTNQYLVQHGKSPINWQLN; from the coding sequence ATGAGCGAGATAGTAGACACAGAAAAAGCAGCCATTCTTGCCCGTGTACAACTCGAGTCGGGTTGGAAAAATGCGTTGGCAGATGCGCTAACCAGCGAATCGATGGGTTCGTTACGTCAGTTTTTGACAGAACAGAAAAAGAAAGAGCTCGTGGTATTTCCGCCCAATAATTTGATTTTCAATGCTTTTAATACAACGCCGTTTGATCAGGTCAAAGTCGTTATTTTGGGACAAGATCCTTACCATGGTGCACGTCAGGCCAATGGTTTGGCGTTTTCTGTACAGCGTAGCATTCCAATTCCGCCCTCATTGCGTAATATCATGCATGAACTGTCCACAGATTTGGGAATTAAACCTGCAGGGCATGGTGATTTGACTTCTTGGGCTGAGCAAGGCGTCCTACTTCTAAACAGTGTAATGACTGTCGTTGAAGGGCAACCCACCAGTCATCAGGGGAGGGGGTGGGAGGAGTTTACTGACCATGTGATCGATGTTGTAAATGAGCAGACAAATAATACGGTCTTTATTCTGTGGGGTGCCTATGCACAGAAGAAAGGTCAGTTTATTGACCGAGAGCGTCATTTGGTTTTGACCGCGGTCCATCCATCTCCGCTTGCGGCTAATCGTGGTGGTTTTTTTGGTCTCAAGCCATTTAGCAAGACGAATCAATATTTGGTGCAACATGGTAAATCTCCAATTAATTGGCAGTTAAATTAG